The Xiphias gladius isolate SHS-SW01 ecotype Sanya breed wild chromosome 4, ASM1685928v1, whole genome shotgun sequence genome includes a window with the following:
- the ints9 gene encoding integrator complex subunit 9 isoform X4, whose translation MKLYCLSGHPTLPCNVLKFKSTTIMLDCGLDTTSVLNFLPLPLVHSPRLSKLPGWVSKDGIVNLEKELKECAGRVFVDSQPEFCLPERELLDLSTIDVILISNYHCMMALPYITEHTGFTGTVYATEPTLQIGRLLMEELVNFMERVPKAQCATCWKNKEIQRLLPGPLKDAVDVWTWKRSYSMQVVNSALSKVQLVGYSQKVELFGAVQISPLSSGYSLGSSNWIIQSHHEKVSYVSGSSLLTTHPQPMDQSSLKNSDVLILTGLTQMPTANPDGMLGEFCSNLAMTIRAGGNVLVPCYSSGVIYDLLECLYQFIESASLGTTPFYFISPVANSSLEFSQIFAEWLCHNKQTKVYLPEPPFPHAELIQTNKLKHYPSIHGDFSSEFRQPCVIFTGHPSLRFGDVVHFMELWGKSSLNTIIFTEPDFSYLDALAPYQPLAMKCVYCPIDTRLNFHQVSKLLKEVQPLHVVCPEQYTQPPLTQSHRSDLMLELQPPPVPYRRCSVLNLPFRRRYERVYILPELANSLVPSEIKPGISVATVSALLHSKDNKHTLQSMPKPPPVPPSKKRKRVMEEPVALAPKPLLSGAVPLEAFLVTLQKHGITEVKVEETADGHILHLQAEDTLIQLEEDGTHIVCDNNEPLRTTLRDLVLRFLQKL comes from the exons TACTGTCTGTCTGGTCATCCTACATTGCCTTGCAATGTCCTCAAATTCAAATCCACCACCATCATGCTGGACTGTGGACTGGACACCACCTCTGTCCTCAACTTCTTGCCCCTTCCTCTAGTGCACAG CCCAAGACTCTCCAAGCTACCTGGCTGGGTCTCTAAGGATGGAATAGTAAACTTGGAGAAG GAGCTGAAGGAATGTGCGGGACGGGTGTTTGTGGACTCACAGCCTGAGTTCTGTCTCCCTGAG AGAGAACTGCTGGATCTATCTACCATTGATGTCATCCTTATCTCCAACTACCACTGTATGATGGCCTTGCCCTACATCACTGAACACACAGGCTTTACAGGGACAGTGTATGCCACAGAACCCACCCTGCAGATTGGCAG ACTACTGATGGAAGAGTTAGTGAACTTCATGGAGAGAGTTCCCAAAGCCCAGTGTGCCACCTGCtggaaaaataaggaaatacaAAG GCTGCTCCCAGGCCCACTGAAGGATGCGGTGGATGTGTGGACGTGGAAGCGATCCTACAGTATGCAGGTGGTGAACTCTGCCCTCAGCAAAGTGCAACTTGTGGGTTATTCACAGAAAGTG GAGCTGTTTGGGGCTGTACAGATCTCCCCTTTAAGTTCTGGCTACTCATTAGGCAGCTCTAACTGGATTATTCAGTCTCATCATGAGAAAGTTTCCTATGTGTCAGGTTCATCCCTCCTCACTACACATCCACAG CCGATGGACCAAAGCTCCCTGAAAAACAGTGATGTTCTTATTCTGACAGGCCTCACCCAGATGCCCACTGCCAACCCAGATGGCATGCTGGGAGAATTCTGCAGTAACTTAG CCATGACCATTCGTGCGGGAGGCAATGTGCTGGTGCCATGTTACTCCTCAGGAGTGATATACGACCTGCTGGAGTGTCTCTATCAGTTCATTGAGAGCGCCAGCCTGGGGACCACACCTTTCTACTTCATATCACCCGTCGCCAATAGCTCGCTGGAGTTCTCTCAGATCTTTGCTGAGTG gcttTGTCACAACAAGCAAACAAAGGTTTATCTTCCAGAGCCTCCGTTCCCTCATGCAGAG CTGATCCAAACCAACAAGCTGAAGCACTACCCCAGTATTCACGGAGACTTCAGCAGTGAATTCCGTCAGCCATGTGTGATTTTCACAGGTCATCCCTCTCTGCGCTTCGGGGACGTGGTTCACTTCATGGAGCTGTGGGGCAAATCCAGCCTCAACACCATCATCTTTACTG AGCCTGACTTCTCCTACCTTGATGCCCTGGCTCCCTACCAGCCGCTTGCTATGAAGTGTGTTTACTGTCCCATTGACACACGGCTCAACTTCCACCAAGTATCAAAGCTGCTAAAGGAAGTCCAG CCCCTCCATGTGGTGTGTCCAGAGCAGTACACCCAGCCTCCACTCACCCAGTCCCACCGCTCTGATCTGATGCTGGAGCTTCAGCCTCCTCCTGTGCCCTACAGACGCTGCTCTGTACTCAACCTGCCCTTCAGACGCCGCTATGAACGTGTCTACATACTGCCAGAG CTGGCCAACTCCCTGGTGCCCTCTGAGATTAAACCTGGCATCTCCGTGGCAACTGTGTCTGCACTGCTACACTCCAAggacaacaaacacacactacag TCGATGCCCAAACCCCCTCCAGTGCCCCCCAGCAAGAAGAGAAAGCGAGTTATGGAGGAGCCAGTGGCGCTGGCCCCCAAACCCCTGCTGAGTGGAGCTGTGCCCCTGGAAGCTTTTTTGGTCACATTACAAAAG CATGGAATCACAGAGGTGAAAGTGGAGGAGACAGCAGATGGACACATCCTGCACCTACAGGCAGAGGACACATTGATTCAGCTGGAGGAGGATGGGACACACATCGTCTGTGACAACAATGAGCCACTTCGTACCACACTGAGAGATCTTGTGCTCCGTTTCCTGCAGAAACTCTGA
- the ints9 gene encoding integrator complex subunit 9 isoform X2: MKLYCLSGHPTLPCNVLKFKSTTIMLDCGLDTTSVLNFLPLPLVHSPRLSKLPGWVSKDGIVNLEKELKECAGRVFVDSQPEFCLPERELLDLSTIDVILISNYHCMMALPYITEHTGFTGTVYATEPTLQIGRYLRYPAACCSLFRLLMEELVNFMERVPKAQCATCWKNKEIQRLLPGPLKDAVDVWTWKRSYSMQVVNSALSKVQLVGYSQKVELFGAVQISPLSSGYSLGSSNWIIQSHHEKVSYVSGSSLLTTHPQPMDQSSLKNSDVLILTGLTQMPTANPDGMLGEFCSNLAMTIRAGGNVLVPCYSSGVIYDLLECLYQFIESASLGTTPFYFISPVANSSLEFSQIFAEWLCHNKQTKVYLPEPPFPHAELIQTNKLKHYPSIHGDFSSEFRQPCVIFTGHPSLRFGDVVHFMELWGKSSLNTIIFTEPDFSYLDALAPYQPLAMKCVYCPIDTRLNFHQVSKLLKEVQPLHVVCPEQYTQPPLTQSHRSDLMLELQPPPVPYRRCSVLNLPFRRRYERVYILPELANSLVPSEIKPGISVATVSALLHSKDNKHTLQSMPKPPPVPPSKKRKRVMEEPVALAPKPLLSGAVPLEAFLVTLQKHGITEVKVEETADGHILHLQAEDTLIQLEEDGTHIVCDNNEPLRTTLRDLVLRFLQKL, translated from the exons TACTGTCTGTCTGGTCATCCTACATTGCCTTGCAATGTCCTCAAATTCAAATCCACCACCATCATGCTGGACTGTGGACTGGACACCACCTCTGTCCTCAACTTCTTGCCCCTTCCTCTAGTGCACAG CCCAAGACTCTCCAAGCTACCTGGCTGGGTCTCTAAGGATGGAATAGTAAACTTGGAGAAG GAGCTGAAGGAATGTGCGGGACGGGTGTTTGTGGACTCACAGCCTGAGTTCTGTCTCCCTGAG AGAGAACTGCTGGATCTATCTACCATTGATGTCATCCTTATCTCCAACTACCACTGTATGATGGCCTTGCCCTACATCACTGAACACACAGGCTTTACAGGGACAGTGTATGCCACAGAACCCACCCTGCAGATTGGCAG atatttaagATATCCTGCTGCTTGCTGTTCTTTGTTCAGACTACTGATGGAAGAGTTAGTGAACTTCATGGAGAGAGTTCCCAAAGCCCAGTGTGCCACCTGCtggaaaaataaggaaatacaAAG GCTGCTCCCAGGCCCACTGAAGGATGCGGTGGATGTGTGGACGTGGAAGCGATCCTACAGTATGCAGGTGGTGAACTCTGCCCTCAGCAAAGTGCAACTTGTGGGTTATTCACAGAAAGTG GAGCTGTTTGGGGCTGTACAGATCTCCCCTTTAAGTTCTGGCTACTCATTAGGCAGCTCTAACTGGATTATTCAGTCTCATCATGAGAAAGTTTCCTATGTGTCAGGTTCATCCCTCCTCACTACACATCCACAG CCGATGGACCAAAGCTCCCTGAAAAACAGTGATGTTCTTATTCTGACAGGCCTCACCCAGATGCCCACTGCCAACCCAGATGGCATGCTGGGAGAATTCTGCAGTAACTTAG CCATGACCATTCGTGCGGGAGGCAATGTGCTGGTGCCATGTTACTCCTCAGGAGTGATATACGACCTGCTGGAGTGTCTCTATCAGTTCATTGAGAGCGCCAGCCTGGGGACCACACCTTTCTACTTCATATCACCCGTCGCCAATAGCTCGCTGGAGTTCTCTCAGATCTTTGCTGAGTG gcttTGTCACAACAAGCAAACAAAGGTTTATCTTCCAGAGCCTCCGTTCCCTCATGCAGAG CTGATCCAAACCAACAAGCTGAAGCACTACCCCAGTATTCACGGAGACTTCAGCAGTGAATTCCGTCAGCCATGTGTGATTTTCACAGGTCATCCCTCTCTGCGCTTCGGGGACGTGGTTCACTTCATGGAGCTGTGGGGCAAATCCAGCCTCAACACCATCATCTTTACTG AGCCTGACTTCTCCTACCTTGATGCCCTGGCTCCCTACCAGCCGCTTGCTATGAAGTGTGTTTACTGTCCCATTGACACACGGCTCAACTTCCACCAAGTATCAAAGCTGCTAAAGGAAGTCCAG CCCCTCCATGTGGTGTGTCCAGAGCAGTACACCCAGCCTCCACTCACCCAGTCCCACCGCTCTGATCTGATGCTGGAGCTTCAGCCTCCTCCTGTGCCCTACAGACGCTGCTCTGTACTCAACCTGCCCTTCAGACGCCGCTATGAACGTGTCTACATACTGCCAGAG CTGGCCAACTCCCTGGTGCCCTCTGAGATTAAACCTGGCATCTCCGTGGCAACTGTGTCTGCACTGCTACACTCCAAggacaacaaacacacactacag TCGATGCCCAAACCCCCTCCAGTGCCCCCCAGCAAGAAGAGAAAGCGAGTTATGGAGGAGCCAGTGGCGCTGGCCCCCAAACCCCTGCTGAGTGGAGCTGTGCCCCTGGAAGCTTTTTTGGTCACATTACAAAAG CATGGAATCACAGAGGTGAAAGTGGAGGAGACAGCAGATGGACACATCCTGCACCTACAGGCAGAGGACACATTGATTCAGCTGGAGGAGGATGGGACACACATCGTCTGTGACAACAATGAGCCACTTCGTACCACACTGAGAGATCTTGTGCTCCGTTTCCTGCAGAAACTCTGA
- the ints9 gene encoding integrator complex subunit 9 isoform X1, with product MIFLPRVFLMVFPVLKYCLSGHPTLPCNVLKFKSTTIMLDCGLDTTSVLNFLPLPLVHSPRLSKLPGWVSKDGIVNLEKELKECAGRVFVDSQPEFCLPERELLDLSTIDVILISNYHCMMALPYITEHTGFTGTVYATEPTLQIGRYLRYPAACCSLFRLLMEELVNFMERVPKAQCATCWKNKEIQRLLPGPLKDAVDVWTWKRSYSMQVVNSALSKVQLVGYSQKVELFGAVQISPLSSGYSLGSSNWIIQSHHEKVSYVSGSSLLTTHPQPMDQSSLKNSDVLILTGLTQMPTANPDGMLGEFCSNLAMTIRAGGNVLVPCYSSGVIYDLLECLYQFIESASLGTTPFYFISPVANSSLEFSQIFAEWLCHNKQTKVYLPEPPFPHAELIQTNKLKHYPSIHGDFSSEFRQPCVIFTGHPSLRFGDVVHFMELWGKSSLNTIIFTEPDFSYLDALAPYQPLAMKCVYCPIDTRLNFHQVSKLLKEVQPLHVVCPEQYTQPPLTQSHRSDLMLELQPPPVPYRRCSVLNLPFRRRYERVYILPELANSLVPSEIKPGISVATVSALLHSKDNKHTLQSMPKPPPVPPSKKRKRVMEEPVALAPKPLLSGAVPLEAFLVTLQKHGITEVKVEETADGHILHLQAEDTLIQLEEDGTHIVCDNNEPLRTTLRDLVLRFLQKL from the exons ATGATTTTTCTTCCACGTGTGTTTCTGATGGTGTTTCCCGTCTTAAAGTACTGTCTGTCTGGTCATCCTACATTGCCTTGCAATGTCCTCAAATTCAAATCCACCACCATCATGCTGGACTGTGGACTGGACACCACCTCTGTCCTCAACTTCTTGCCCCTTCCTCTAGTGCACAG CCCAAGACTCTCCAAGCTACCTGGCTGGGTCTCTAAGGATGGAATAGTAAACTTGGAGAAG GAGCTGAAGGAATGTGCGGGACGGGTGTTTGTGGACTCACAGCCTGAGTTCTGTCTCCCTGAG AGAGAACTGCTGGATCTATCTACCATTGATGTCATCCTTATCTCCAACTACCACTGTATGATGGCCTTGCCCTACATCACTGAACACACAGGCTTTACAGGGACAGTGTATGCCACAGAACCCACCCTGCAGATTGGCAG atatttaagATATCCTGCTGCTTGCTGTTCTTTGTTCAGACTACTGATGGAAGAGTTAGTGAACTTCATGGAGAGAGTTCCCAAAGCCCAGTGTGCCACCTGCtggaaaaataaggaaatacaAAG GCTGCTCCCAGGCCCACTGAAGGATGCGGTGGATGTGTGGACGTGGAAGCGATCCTACAGTATGCAGGTGGTGAACTCTGCCCTCAGCAAAGTGCAACTTGTGGGTTATTCACAGAAAGTG GAGCTGTTTGGGGCTGTACAGATCTCCCCTTTAAGTTCTGGCTACTCATTAGGCAGCTCTAACTGGATTATTCAGTCTCATCATGAGAAAGTTTCCTATGTGTCAGGTTCATCCCTCCTCACTACACATCCACAG CCGATGGACCAAAGCTCCCTGAAAAACAGTGATGTTCTTATTCTGACAGGCCTCACCCAGATGCCCACTGCCAACCCAGATGGCATGCTGGGAGAATTCTGCAGTAACTTAG CCATGACCATTCGTGCGGGAGGCAATGTGCTGGTGCCATGTTACTCCTCAGGAGTGATATACGACCTGCTGGAGTGTCTCTATCAGTTCATTGAGAGCGCCAGCCTGGGGACCACACCTTTCTACTTCATATCACCCGTCGCCAATAGCTCGCTGGAGTTCTCTCAGATCTTTGCTGAGTG gcttTGTCACAACAAGCAAACAAAGGTTTATCTTCCAGAGCCTCCGTTCCCTCATGCAGAG CTGATCCAAACCAACAAGCTGAAGCACTACCCCAGTATTCACGGAGACTTCAGCAGTGAATTCCGTCAGCCATGTGTGATTTTCACAGGTCATCCCTCTCTGCGCTTCGGGGACGTGGTTCACTTCATGGAGCTGTGGGGCAAATCCAGCCTCAACACCATCATCTTTACTG AGCCTGACTTCTCCTACCTTGATGCCCTGGCTCCCTACCAGCCGCTTGCTATGAAGTGTGTTTACTGTCCCATTGACACACGGCTCAACTTCCACCAAGTATCAAAGCTGCTAAAGGAAGTCCAG CCCCTCCATGTGGTGTGTCCAGAGCAGTACACCCAGCCTCCACTCACCCAGTCCCACCGCTCTGATCTGATGCTGGAGCTTCAGCCTCCTCCTGTGCCCTACAGACGCTGCTCTGTACTCAACCTGCCCTTCAGACGCCGCTATGAACGTGTCTACATACTGCCAGAG CTGGCCAACTCCCTGGTGCCCTCTGAGATTAAACCTGGCATCTCCGTGGCAACTGTGTCTGCACTGCTACACTCCAAggacaacaaacacacactacag TCGATGCCCAAACCCCCTCCAGTGCCCCCCAGCAAGAAGAGAAAGCGAGTTATGGAGGAGCCAGTGGCGCTGGCCCCCAAACCCCTGCTGAGTGGAGCTGTGCCCCTGGAAGCTTTTTTGGTCACATTACAAAAG CATGGAATCACAGAGGTGAAAGTGGAGGAGACAGCAGATGGACACATCCTGCACCTACAGGCAGAGGACACATTGATTCAGCTGGAGGAGGATGGGACACACATCGTCTGTGACAACAATGAGCCACTTCGTACCACACTGAGAGATCTTGTGCTCCGTTTCCTGCAGAAACTCTGA
- the ints9 gene encoding integrator complex subunit 9 isoform X3, with protein MIFLPRVFLMVFPVLKYCLSGHPTLPCNVLKFKSTTIMLDCGLDTTSVLNFLPLPLVHSPRLSKLPGWVSKDGIVNLEKELKECAGRVFVDSQPEFCLPERELLDLSTIDVILISNYHCMMALPYITEHTGFTGTVYATEPTLQIGRLLMEELVNFMERVPKAQCATCWKNKEIQRLLPGPLKDAVDVWTWKRSYSMQVVNSALSKVQLVGYSQKVELFGAVQISPLSSGYSLGSSNWIIQSHHEKVSYVSGSSLLTTHPQPMDQSSLKNSDVLILTGLTQMPTANPDGMLGEFCSNLAMTIRAGGNVLVPCYSSGVIYDLLECLYQFIESASLGTTPFYFISPVANSSLEFSQIFAEWLCHNKQTKVYLPEPPFPHAELIQTNKLKHYPSIHGDFSSEFRQPCVIFTGHPSLRFGDVVHFMELWGKSSLNTIIFTEPDFSYLDALAPYQPLAMKCVYCPIDTRLNFHQVSKLLKEVQPLHVVCPEQYTQPPLTQSHRSDLMLELQPPPVPYRRCSVLNLPFRRRYERVYILPELANSLVPSEIKPGISVATVSALLHSKDNKHTLQSMPKPPPVPPSKKRKRVMEEPVALAPKPLLSGAVPLEAFLVTLQKHGITEVKVEETADGHILHLQAEDTLIQLEEDGTHIVCDNNEPLRTTLRDLVLRFLQKL; from the exons ATGATTTTTCTTCCACGTGTGTTTCTGATGGTGTTTCCCGTCTTAAAGTACTGTCTGTCTGGTCATCCTACATTGCCTTGCAATGTCCTCAAATTCAAATCCACCACCATCATGCTGGACTGTGGACTGGACACCACCTCTGTCCTCAACTTCTTGCCCCTTCCTCTAGTGCACAG CCCAAGACTCTCCAAGCTACCTGGCTGGGTCTCTAAGGATGGAATAGTAAACTTGGAGAAG GAGCTGAAGGAATGTGCGGGACGGGTGTTTGTGGACTCACAGCCTGAGTTCTGTCTCCCTGAG AGAGAACTGCTGGATCTATCTACCATTGATGTCATCCTTATCTCCAACTACCACTGTATGATGGCCTTGCCCTACATCACTGAACACACAGGCTTTACAGGGACAGTGTATGCCACAGAACCCACCCTGCAGATTGGCAG ACTACTGATGGAAGAGTTAGTGAACTTCATGGAGAGAGTTCCCAAAGCCCAGTGTGCCACCTGCtggaaaaataaggaaatacaAAG GCTGCTCCCAGGCCCACTGAAGGATGCGGTGGATGTGTGGACGTGGAAGCGATCCTACAGTATGCAGGTGGTGAACTCTGCCCTCAGCAAAGTGCAACTTGTGGGTTATTCACAGAAAGTG GAGCTGTTTGGGGCTGTACAGATCTCCCCTTTAAGTTCTGGCTACTCATTAGGCAGCTCTAACTGGATTATTCAGTCTCATCATGAGAAAGTTTCCTATGTGTCAGGTTCATCCCTCCTCACTACACATCCACAG CCGATGGACCAAAGCTCCCTGAAAAACAGTGATGTTCTTATTCTGACAGGCCTCACCCAGATGCCCACTGCCAACCCAGATGGCATGCTGGGAGAATTCTGCAGTAACTTAG CCATGACCATTCGTGCGGGAGGCAATGTGCTGGTGCCATGTTACTCCTCAGGAGTGATATACGACCTGCTGGAGTGTCTCTATCAGTTCATTGAGAGCGCCAGCCTGGGGACCACACCTTTCTACTTCATATCACCCGTCGCCAATAGCTCGCTGGAGTTCTCTCAGATCTTTGCTGAGTG gcttTGTCACAACAAGCAAACAAAGGTTTATCTTCCAGAGCCTCCGTTCCCTCATGCAGAG CTGATCCAAACCAACAAGCTGAAGCACTACCCCAGTATTCACGGAGACTTCAGCAGTGAATTCCGTCAGCCATGTGTGATTTTCACAGGTCATCCCTCTCTGCGCTTCGGGGACGTGGTTCACTTCATGGAGCTGTGGGGCAAATCCAGCCTCAACACCATCATCTTTACTG AGCCTGACTTCTCCTACCTTGATGCCCTGGCTCCCTACCAGCCGCTTGCTATGAAGTGTGTTTACTGTCCCATTGACACACGGCTCAACTTCCACCAAGTATCAAAGCTGCTAAAGGAAGTCCAG CCCCTCCATGTGGTGTGTCCAGAGCAGTACACCCAGCCTCCACTCACCCAGTCCCACCGCTCTGATCTGATGCTGGAGCTTCAGCCTCCTCCTGTGCCCTACAGACGCTGCTCTGTACTCAACCTGCCCTTCAGACGCCGCTATGAACGTGTCTACATACTGCCAGAG CTGGCCAACTCCCTGGTGCCCTCTGAGATTAAACCTGGCATCTCCGTGGCAACTGTGTCTGCACTGCTACACTCCAAggacaacaaacacacactacag TCGATGCCCAAACCCCCTCCAGTGCCCCCCAGCAAGAAGAGAAAGCGAGTTATGGAGGAGCCAGTGGCGCTGGCCCCCAAACCCCTGCTGAGTGGAGCTGTGCCCCTGGAAGCTTTTTTGGTCACATTACAAAAG CATGGAATCACAGAGGTGAAAGTGGAGGAGACAGCAGATGGACACATCCTGCACCTACAGGCAGAGGACACATTGATTCAGCTGGAGGAGGATGGGACACACATCGTCTGTGACAACAATGAGCCACTTCGTACCACACTGAGAGATCTTGTGCTCCGTTTCCTGCAGAAACTCTGA
- the ints9 gene encoding integrator complex subunit 9 isoform X5 codes for MMALPYITEHTGFTGTVYATEPTLQIGRYLRYPAACCSLFRLLMEELVNFMERVPKAQCATCWKNKEIQRLLPGPLKDAVDVWTWKRSYSMQVVNSALSKVQLVGYSQKVELFGAVQISPLSSGYSLGSSNWIIQSHHEKVSYVSGSSLLTTHPQPMDQSSLKNSDVLILTGLTQMPTANPDGMLGEFCSNLAMTIRAGGNVLVPCYSSGVIYDLLECLYQFIESASLGTTPFYFISPVANSSLEFSQIFAEWLCHNKQTKVYLPEPPFPHAELIQTNKLKHYPSIHGDFSSEFRQPCVIFTGHPSLRFGDVVHFMELWGKSSLNTIIFTEPDFSYLDALAPYQPLAMKCVYCPIDTRLNFHQVSKLLKEVQPLHVVCPEQYTQPPLTQSHRSDLMLELQPPPVPYRRCSVLNLPFRRRYERVYILPELANSLVPSEIKPGISVATVSALLHSKDNKHTLQSMPKPPPVPPSKKRKRVMEEPVALAPKPLLSGAVPLEAFLVTLQKHGITEVKVEETADGHILHLQAEDTLIQLEEDGTHIVCDNNEPLRTTLRDLVLRFLQKL; via the exons ATGATGGCCTTGCCCTACATCACTGAACACACAGGCTTTACAGGGACAGTGTATGCCACAGAACCCACCCTGCAGATTGGCAG atatttaagATATCCTGCTGCTTGCTGTTCTTTGTTCAGACTACTGATGGAAGAGTTAGTGAACTTCATGGAGAGAGTTCCCAAAGCCCAGTGTGCCACCTGCtggaaaaataaggaaatacaAAG GCTGCTCCCAGGCCCACTGAAGGATGCGGTGGATGTGTGGACGTGGAAGCGATCCTACAGTATGCAGGTGGTGAACTCTGCCCTCAGCAAAGTGCAACTTGTGGGTTATTCACAGAAAGTG GAGCTGTTTGGGGCTGTACAGATCTCCCCTTTAAGTTCTGGCTACTCATTAGGCAGCTCTAACTGGATTATTCAGTCTCATCATGAGAAAGTTTCCTATGTGTCAGGTTCATCCCTCCTCACTACACATCCACAG CCGATGGACCAAAGCTCCCTGAAAAACAGTGATGTTCTTATTCTGACAGGCCTCACCCAGATGCCCACTGCCAACCCAGATGGCATGCTGGGAGAATTCTGCAGTAACTTAG CCATGACCATTCGTGCGGGAGGCAATGTGCTGGTGCCATGTTACTCCTCAGGAGTGATATACGACCTGCTGGAGTGTCTCTATCAGTTCATTGAGAGCGCCAGCCTGGGGACCACACCTTTCTACTTCATATCACCCGTCGCCAATAGCTCGCTGGAGTTCTCTCAGATCTTTGCTGAGTG gcttTGTCACAACAAGCAAACAAAGGTTTATCTTCCAGAGCCTCCGTTCCCTCATGCAGAG CTGATCCAAACCAACAAGCTGAAGCACTACCCCAGTATTCACGGAGACTTCAGCAGTGAATTCCGTCAGCCATGTGTGATTTTCACAGGTCATCCCTCTCTGCGCTTCGGGGACGTGGTTCACTTCATGGAGCTGTGGGGCAAATCCAGCCTCAACACCATCATCTTTACTG AGCCTGACTTCTCCTACCTTGATGCCCTGGCTCCCTACCAGCCGCTTGCTATGAAGTGTGTTTACTGTCCCATTGACACACGGCTCAACTTCCACCAAGTATCAAAGCTGCTAAAGGAAGTCCAG CCCCTCCATGTGGTGTGTCCAGAGCAGTACACCCAGCCTCCACTCACCCAGTCCCACCGCTCTGATCTGATGCTGGAGCTTCAGCCTCCTCCTGTGCCCTACAGACGCTGCTCTGTACTCAACCTGCCCTTCAGACGCCGCTATGAACGTGTCTACATACTGCCAGAG CTGGCCAACTCCCTGGTGCCCTCTGAGATTAAACCTGGCATCTCCGTGGCAACTGTGTCTGCACTGCTACACTCCAAggacaacaaacacacactacag TCGATGCCCAAACCCCCTCCAGTGCCCCCCAGCAAGAAGAGAAAGCGAGTTATGGAGGAGCCAGTGGCGCTGGCCCCCAAACCCCTGCTGAGTGGAGCTGTGCCCCTGGAAGCTTTTTTGGTCACATTACAAAAG CATGGAATCACAGAGGTGAAAGTGGAGGAGACAGCAGATGGACACATCCTGCACCTACAGGCAGAGGACACATTGATTCAGCTGGAGGAGGATGGGACACACATCGTCTGTGACAACAATGAGCCACTTCGTACCACACTGAGAGATCTTGTGCTCCGTTTCCTGCAGAAACTCTGA